The following coding sequences lie in one Apium graveolens cultivar Ventura chromosome 1, ASM990537v1, whole genome shotgun sequence genomic window:
- the LOC141722439 gene encoding protein neprosin-like translates to MAKKEIVLSYYEHKKRRQERTLTRTSNLKEEETALHIYSSSNMVSSSSYYKISPFILFFVFVLYISSHISSVSSSKLHNIQHANQTLYKMKMIKGHLVKINKPSVKTIQSPDGDLIDCVPAHQQPAFDHPLLKGQPPLDPPERPKDKNRGEMASENYQLWSVSGEFCPEGTVPIRRTTEQDVLRASSVRRFGRKFQRPVRRDTSSSGHEHAVGYVSGQQYYGAKASINVWAPRVASRYEFSLSQMWLISGSFGNDLNTIEAGWQVSPELYGDNYPRFFTYWTTDAYQATGCYNLLCSGFVQTNNRIAIGAAISPRSSYHGGQFDISILVWKDPKHGNWWLEFGSGILVGYWPAFLFSHLRNHATMVQYGGEVVNSRSSGYHTPTQMGSGHFAWEGFGKASYFRNLQVVDWDNNLLPLPNLKVLADHPDCYDIRGGINHVWGNYFYYGGPGRNSRCP, encoded by the exons ATGGCAAAAAAAGAGATTGTTTTGAGTTATTATGAGCATAAAAAAAGACGACAAGAACGTACACTAACACGAACATCTAATTTAAAAGAAGAAGAAACAGCATTACATATATATTCATCATCAAACATGGTGTCTTCTTCAAGCTACTACAAGATCTCCCCATTCATTTTATTTTTTGTTTTCGTTCTTTATATTAGTTCCCATATTTCTTCAGTTTCTTCTTCGAAACTGCACAATATTCAGCATGCTAACCAAACATTGTACAAGATGAAGATGATTAAAGGTCATCTTGTGAAGATCAATAAGCCTTCTGTCAAGACGATACAG AGCCCAGATGGTGATTTGATAGATTGTGTTCCAGCTCATCAGCAACCAGCCTTTGATCACCCTCTTTTGAAAGGACAACCACCATTG GATCCACCAGAAAGACCGAAAGATAAAAATCGAGGAGAAATGGCATCGGAAAATTATCAGTTATGGAGTGTTTCAGGAGAATTTTGTCCAGAAGGAACTGTTCCAATCAGAAGAACTACTGAACAAGATGTTTTAAGAGCTAGTTCTGTTAGAAGATTCGGACGAAAATTTCAAAGACCGGTTCGAAGAGACACTTCTAGCAGTGGCCATGAG CATGCAGTTGGGTATGTTAGTGGACAACAATATTATGGAGCAAAAGCAAGCATAAATGTGTGGGCACCTCGAGTGGCTAGCCGATATGAATTCAGCTTATCACAAATGTGGCTCATTTCTGGTTCATTTGGGAATGATCTTAACACCATTGAAGCTGGTTGGCAG GTTAGCCCGGAATTGTATGGGGACAATTACCCTAGATTCTTCACTTACTGGACT ACGGATGCATATCAGGCTACGGGATGCTACAACTTACTATGTTCAGGATTTGTTCAAACTAACAATAGGATAGCAATTGGAGCTGCAATTTCTCCGAGATCATCTTATCATGGTGGCCAATTTGATATTAGCATCCTAGTATGGAAG GATCCGAAACACGGAAACTGGTGGCTAGAGTTTGGATCTGGAATACTGGTAGGATACTGGCCTGCATTTTTATTTAGTCACCTGAGGAATCATGCAACAATGGTACAATACGGAGGAGAAGTTGTTAACAGTAGAAGCTCCGGTTATCACACTCCAACACAAATGGGGAGTGGACATTTTGCTTGGGAAGGCTTCGGAAAAGCTTCTTATTTCAGAAATTTACAAGTTGTGGATTGGGATAATAACTTACTTCCACTACCTAACCTTAAAGTTTTAGCTGATCATCCTGATTGTTATGATATTAGAGGTGGGATTAATCATGTTTGgggtaattatttttattatggAGGACCTGGAAGGAATTCAAGATGTCCCTAA
- the LOC141672106 gene encoding uncharacterized protein LOC141672106, giving the protein MIRLPVAVLQLLELFVSSLVHIAYGFYIFSTAVAGDLSQALNEWIYNIHGSNVEEVTKEEDHSKLLSSAHDLPPIVLLHGIFGFGKGRLGGLSYFAGAEKKDERVLVPDLGSLTSIYDRARELFYYLKGGQVDYGEEHSKACGHSQFGQVYEKGHYPEWDEDHPIHFVGHSAGAQVARVLQQMLADKAFKGHESTSDKWVLSITALSGAFNGTTRTYLDGIQPEDGRSLKPLCLLQWCRVGAIIYDWIDIPWIKKYYNFGFDHYNMSWKKIGIRGLFDCLLGNSGPFASGDWILPDLTLQGSLRLNSHLSTFPDTYYFSYATKRTRKVMGVGTVPSGIHGIHPLLFIRVLQMSQWRHPTDVPPPFKGYRDEDWWENDGALNTISMTHPRFPVEHPSRLVMNDSECQPLQPGIWYYKIIEGDHILFIVNRERAGVQFDVIYDSIFERCRKHAFRRIPPTVPNQVNH; this is encoded by the exons ATGATCAGGTTACCTGTAGCAGTACTGCAATTGTTAGAGTTATTTGTGAGCTCTTTGGTTCATATAGCATATGGATTTTATATATTTAGCACAGCTGTGGCTGGTGATCTCTCACAAGCCTtaaatgaatggatttataatATTCATGGTTCAAATGTTGAAGAGGTTACAAAAGAAGAAGATCATTCTAAACTTTTGTCATCTGCTCATGATTTGCCTCCCATTGTCTTGCTTCATGGAATCTTTGGATTTGGTAAAGGG AGATTGGGGGGATTGTCATATTTTGCTGGGGCAGAGAAGAAGGATGAACGAGTTTTGGTGCCGGATCTTGGTTCATTAACAAGCATATATGACAG GGCACGAGAATTGTTTTATTATCTGAAAGGTGGACAAGTTGATTATGGGGAAGAACACAGCAAAGCTTGTGGGCATTCTCAGTTTGGTCAAGTTTACGAAAAAG GGCACTATCCTGAATGGGATGAGGATCATCCTATTCATTTTGTCGGGCATTCGGCTGGTGCTCAGGTTGCTCGTGTTCTGCAGCAGATGCTTGCGGACAAG GCTTTTAAAGGACATGAAAGCACTTCTGATAAATGGGTCTTAAGCATAACAGCATTATCCGGTGCTTTTAATGGAACCACAAGAACTTACTTGGATGGAATTCA ACCAGAGGATGGGAGGTCACTGAAACCTCTATGTTTGCTCCAGTGGTGTCGAGTGGGAGCTATAATTTATGATTGGATTGACATCCCTTGGATAAAGAAATACTATAATTTTGGGTTTGATCACTACAACATGTCATGGAAGAAAATTGGTATTCGGGGTCTATTTGATTGTCTCCTGGGGAATTCTGGTCCCTTTGCTTCTGGAGATTGGATTCTTCCTGATCTGACACTCCAGGGATCTTTGAGACTGAACAGCCATTTATCTACATTTCCTGATACTTACTACTTCAGCTATGCTACCAAGCGAACTAGGAAAGTTATGGGTGTTGGCACTGTTCCATCTGGCATACATGGAATTCATCCATTGCTTTTTATCAGAGTTCTGCAGATGAGTCAATGGCGTCATCCAACTGATGTACCACCGCCATTCAAAGGCTACAG GGACGAAGATTGGTGGGAAAATGATGGTGCTCTCAACACAATATCAATGACACACCCTCGTTTTCCTGTTGAACACCCAAGTCGTCTAGTGATGAATGATTCCGAGTGCCAGCCCTTGCAACCAGGCATCTG GTATTACAAGATTATTGAAGGTGATCACATTCTATTTATTGTGAATCGAGAAAGAGCAGGGGTTCAGTTTGATGTAATATACGATAGCATCTTCGAACGTTGCAGAAAACATGCATTTAGGAGGATTCCACCAACAGTACCAAACCAAGTGAACCATTAG